Proteins co-encoded in one Macellibacteroides fermentans genomic window:
- the tnpB gene encoding IS66 family insertion sequence element accessory protein TnpB (TnpB, as the term is used for proteins encoded by IS66 family insertion elements, is considered an accessory protein, since TnpC, encoded by a neighboring gene, is a DDE family transposase.), whose translation MFALTESMSYYLCPHYVDMRKGIYSLYQLVKTDMKRNPLSGEVFLFLGRNRSLIKILHWEDGGFVLYQKKLERGTFEVPRFNPSNNEFEMKWKTFVLIMEGVSVRSAKYRIRF comes from the coding sequence ATGTTTGCACTTACAGAATCCATGAGCTATTATCTATGTCCGCATTACGTGGACATGCGCAAAGGCATCTATTCCCTATACCAGTTAGTGAAGACAGACATGAAACGGAATCCTTTGTCGGGAGAGGTTTTTCTCTTCCTTGGCAGGAACCGGTCGTTAATTAAGATCCTTCACTGGGAAGACGGTGGATTTGTTTTGTATCAGAAAAAGCTGGAACGGGGCACCTTTGAAGTCCCCCGATTTAACCCTTCAAACAATGAGTTTGAGATGAAATGGAAGACCTTTGTCTTGATAATGGAGGGCGTCTCGGTCCGTTCGGCAAAGTACAGGATAAGGTTTTAG
- the tnpC gene encoding IS66 family transposase, which yields MNSKRIIELQEDQLKLSAQREKMYLEQLVRQSEQIESLSVQVGSLTETIRSLEKSLLQKNGDMQKVEGKNRRMSKLLSNKSEKLVPDAAKEEPAETAPPVLPKDRGNNNAKRKEYFSLETIVEHVYPDDPAFDKEKARVIGSVDSVMYTYSKATFKKIIYRQYNCVQQEKVYSGKAPRSPLQNSNYDASFIAGMLQLRYVYSMPVERIVKYFTENGFELNKATAHGLIKKSAGLMDRLDDVLHTAILEDDYLCMDESYHTILTKEKNKDGKGVRKGYIWASLANTKKLVQYFYENGSRSREVLTNYIGNHYKGAIQSDGLINYKILETDTYPDVIRLACFQHCKRQFLDLANDKEAIGIVNIINRLYQAEHKIDPKWKPDKILEHRQEYAPPILAELKSKLLEIQSNPSTLPKSPLSKAVNYTLNEYDALCNYIVRPDYALDNNAVERCMRSISLSRKNSLFCGSHAGAKRTALLYSLSISCKLHNINSFEYFTDILNRLAYISPTAPDQIYRDLLPDKWTKL from the coding sequence ATGAATAGCAAACGGATTATTGAACTACAGGAAGACCAGCTGAAACTTTCCGCTCAAAGGGAAAAGATGTATTTGGAACAACTCGTCCGGCAATCCGAACAAATAGAAAGCCTCTCTGTCCAGGTTGGTAGTTTAACCGAAACAATCCGTTCGCTGGAAAAAAGCCTTCTTCAAAAGAATGGGGACATGCAGAAGGTTGAGGGGAAAAACCGGAGAATGAGCAAGCTTCTCTCCAATAAATCGGAAAAACTTGTGCCCGATGCTGCAAAAGAAGAACCGGCAGAAACCGCTCCCCCTGTTTTGCCCAAAGACCGCGGAAACAACAATGCCAAACGGAAAGAATACTTCTCTCTGGAAACCATTGTCGAGCATGTATATCCCGATGACCCTGCCTTTGACAAAGAAAAGGCCAGGGTGATCGGATCTGTAGACTCCGTCATGTATACCTACAGCAAGGCTACTTTTAAGAAAATCATATACAGACAATATAATTGCGTACAGCAGGAAAAGGTTTACTCGGGTAAAGCCCCCAGATCTCCCCTGCAGAACTCAAACTATGATGCCTCCTTTATCGCCGGCATGCTTCAACTGCGGTATGTTTACTCCATGCCTGTGGAGCGGATTGTCAAGTATTTTACAGAAAATGGCTTTGAATTAAACAAAGCTACCGCCCACGGACTGATTAAGAAGTCTGCCGGATTAATGGACCGCCTGGATGATGTTCTTCATACAGCGATCCTTGAAGATGACTATCTTTGTATGGATGAAAGTTACCATACCATCCTTACCAAAGAGAAAAACAAGGATGGTAAGGGCGTACGCAAAGGGTATATCTGGGCTTCGCTGGCCAATACAAAGAAATTGGTCCAGTACTTTTATGAAAACGGCTCCCGATCCCGGGAGGTTCTGACCAACTATATCGGCAATCATTACAAAGGAGCCATCCAGAGTGACGGGCTGATCAACTATAAAATACTTGAGACCGATACCTATCCTGATGTAATCCGGCTGGCATGCTTCCAGCACTGCAAGCGTCAGTTCCTGGATCTCGCAAACGATAAAGAAGCCATCGGAATTGTCAACATAATCAACCGGCTTTATCAGGCGGAGCATAAGATTGACCCGAAATGGAAGCCCGACAAAATCCTTGAACATAGACAAGAGTACGCCCCACCCATACTGGCTGAACTAAAAAGTAAACTGTTGGAAATACAATCCAATCCATCCACCCTTCCCAAGAGTCCCCTCTCGAAGGCCGTGAATTATACTCTCAACGAGTACGATGCACTGTGTAATTACATTGTACGTCCGGACTATGCGTTGGATAACAATGCCGTGGAAAGATGTATGCGAAGCATATCTTTAAGCAGAAAAAACTCTCTTTTTTGTGGCAGTCATGCCGGAGCTAAAAGAACGGCATTGCTCTACTCGCTATCCATCTCCTGCAAACTTCATAATATAAACTCCTTCGAATACTTTACGGACATACTAAACCGACTGGCATACATAAGTCCAACCGCTCCCGATCAAATATATCGCGATTTACTTCCAGACAAGTGGACTAAACTCTAA
- a CDS encoding RNA polymerase sigma-70 factor, with product MLKFYYFMYFYRRNIMEAQNDDILLLKLIKQDDQLAFKQVFYKYIDPLSHFVNFYIHDWDATEELVMDLFSFIWENRTTLEIKITLKAYLFQAAKNKAFTHIRDKKDTVAIEDVNGQLFSTEDWQVEFDELSRLVEEAVSLLPEKCREIFSRSRDKNLTNREIAEELGISVKTVEGQITIALKKIKAFLGDKYAYLW from the coding sequence ATGCTAAAATTCTATTATTTTATGTACTTTTACCGCAGGAACATCATGGAGGCGCAGAACGACGACATACTATTATTGAAGCTGATTAAACAGGATGACCAATTGGCGTTCAAGCAGGTATTCTATAAATATATAGATCCATTAAGCCATTTTGTCAATTTCTATATTCACGACTGGGATGCAACGGAAGAGCTGGTCATGGATTTATTTTCCTTTATATGGGAGAACCGTACTACCCTCGAAATTAAGATTACCTTGAAAGCCTACCTTTTTCAGGCAGCTAAAAATAAAGCTTTCACACATATACGCGATAAAAAGGATACCGTAGCCATAGAAGATGTGAACGGCCAACTGTTCAGCACCGAAGATTGGCAGGTGGAATTTGATGAGTTGTCCCGGCTGGTTGAAGAAGCTGTATCTTTACTTCCCGAAAAATGCAGGGAGATTTTCAGCAGAAGCCGCGATAAAAACCTTACGAACCGCGAAATAGCCGAAGAGCTGGGCATTTCGGTTAAGACCGTTGAGGGACAGATTACCATTGCTCTTAAAAAAATCAAGGCTTTTCTGGGTGACAAATATGCTTACTTGTGGTAA
- a CDS encoding DUF6057 family protein, translating into MFKKGEIILGLTLFVLFVAFLQTNYCYHFYYMEQIQLFLFNAQWAEDVLLQPGGVSLWLSRFMVQFFVVPWAGSIIISILLYGVWWSTKKGISGSSKSMQTSLLSLFPVVSLYPVIIDPNYFLQGIIAYLFFILFFVGYRSFSDSWGRHLAGLFMGSVLYLIAGPVSILFAVCVLLWEFVTKGIRWYISLVLLAVVLLLALASLHFSVVGEFRFAFLSDAYADPQIDGSKGYLAWIVFPFCILASHYYNNRIPKTANRKRKYSTLLIPILLLAGLFAGCYSRYGLTGTIQEKQLDYYAYTKQWNKLLAVELKDPMSERKMNLVNYALAQQGKLGDAMFAYNQQGVKSLVSTWDNSIATAMPMSDIYYGIGDVASAQKFAFEGCVSSVNGGSSRLLKRLVETNLIMGAYRVAEKYIALLEQTLFYKEWASGYRQLLFNDEAVEKHPVLGSRRKGLDGIAGKAVSAHLLQELEMLAVNNPKNQTAFQYLAAFYLVNKDLSRFKLLLEKYYATDVWPQLAVTQQQALPFIAPDDRKYWIQHGMSSETEHQYTLFERELVAQDGSSAIQKRLGEKYGDTYWYYLLFK; encoded by the coding sequence GTGTTTAAGAAAGGAGAAATTATACTTGGGTTAACCTTATTTGTCTTGTTTGTGGCTTTCCTGCAAACCAACTATTGTTACCATTTCTATTATATGGAACAGATACAGTTGTTTTTGTTTAATGCGCAATGGGCGGAAGATGTTTTGCTGCAGCCCGGGGGGGTGTCTTTGTGGTTATCTCGTTTTATGGTTCAGTTTTTTGTCGTGCCCTGGGCAGGGTCCATTATCATTTCTATCCTTCTTTACGGCGTTTGGTGGAGTACTAAAAAAGGCATATCCGGTTCTTCAAAATCTATGCAGACTTCGTTGTTAAGCCTTTTCCCTGTTGTCTCGTTATATCCGGTTATTATCGACCCCAACTATTTTTTGCAGGGGATTATTGCATACCTGTTCTTCATACTCTTTTTTGTTGGCTATAGAAGCTTCTCAGATTCATGGGGCAGGCATCTTGCCGGCTTGTTTATGGGTAGCGTCCTTTATCTGATAGCCGGCCCAGTCAGCATCCTGTTTGCCGTATGCGTATTGTTGTGGGAGTTTGTGACGAAAGGAATCCGTTGGTATATTTCGTTGGTATTGTTGGCTGTAGTTTTACTTCTCGCATTGGCAAGTCTCCATTTTTCGGTGGTTGGCGAATTCCGCTTTGCCTTTCTTTCCGATGCGTATGCCGACCCGCAGATTGATGGGAGTAAGGGGTATCTCGCCTGGATTGTTTTTCCGTTTTGTATACTCGCATCACATTATTATAATAACAGGATTCCAAAAACAGCAAACAGGAAGAGGAAATATTCAACTCTGCTAATTCCTATATTACTTTTAGCCGGACTGTTTGCCGGCTGTTATAGCCGATACGGGCTGACCGGCACCATTCAGGAGAAGCAGCTTGATTATTATGCTTATACAAAGCAATGGAATAAACTGCTGGCGGTTGAGCTGAAGGACCCGATGTCAGAACGCAAAATGAACCTGGTAAATTATGCTTTGGCTCAACAGGGAAAGTTGGGTGATGCCATGTTCGCTTACAACCAGCAGGGTGTTAAATCGCTTGTTTCAACCTGGGACAATTCAATTGCAACAGCCATGCCGATGAGTGATATATATTATGGTATAGGAGATGTGGCTTCTGCCCAGAAGTTTGCCTTTGAGGGTTGTGTAAGCTCGGTAAACGGCGGTAGCAGTCGTTTGCTTAAACGGCTGGTGGAAACAAATCTGATTATGGGGGCATACAGGGTTGCCGAAAAATATATAGCTTTGCTCGAACAGACTCTCTTTTATAAGGAATGGGCATCGGGTTACCGTCAGCTTTTATTTAATGATGAGGCGGTGGAAAAGCACCCGGTACTGGGTAGTAGAAGAAAAGGTCTTGATGGTATTGCCGGTAAAGCGGTATCGGCTCATTTATTGCAGGAATTGGAGATGTTGGCCGTCAATAATCCTAAAAACCAGACCGCCTTTCAATATCTGGCGGCATTTTATCTGGTCAACAAGGATTTAAGCCGGTTCAAATTATTGCTGGAGAAATATTATGCGACCGATGTATGGCCTCAGTTGGCGGTTACACAGCAACAGGCGTTACCTTTCATCGCTCCCGACGATCGTAAGTACTGGATACAACACGGAATGAGCAGCGAGACGGAACATCAGTATACACTTTTTGAGAGAGAGTTGGTTGCACAAGATGGTTCGTCGGCGATTCAAAAAAGGTTGGGCGAGAAGTATGGGGATACCTATTGGTATTACCTTTTGTTTAAATAA
- a CDS encoding FecR family protein produces MNNKIPWERIIKELKQEISLDEQADLDRWKAVENNRALYEEFVQLWNTLMFERMTQPSRADKCWEKMEKRLAGTKSREIRFPANKFRWMAVAASLLLILLLSITGYVTNQWIRSNHVVQTYASYNGKSKVILPDGTTVWLHKETTLEYSSSVWSNQRKVRLNGEACFNVTKDKSRPFIVQSHGVDVKVYGTVFNVDARKDKEDVSVSLISGSVEVATANESKLIVPGEEATCAKNTGQIEVEKTDVAFEALWAQESIRFEKKSIKELSGYLSRWYDVKIILDPSIPESQAYTFTIKGEPFEEILRLMARINPIEYHYTEDETVIITPKK; encoded by the coding sequence ATGAATAACAAAATACCTTGGGAGCGTATAATCAAGGAACTTAAACAGGAGATATCCCTTGATGAGCAGGCAGATCTCGACCGCTGGAAAGCCGTTGAGAATAACCGGGCGCTTTACGAGGAATTTGTCCAATTGTGGAATACGTTGATGTTTGAACGGATGACACAACCATCCAGAGCAGATAAATGCTGGGAAAAGATGGAGAAACGGCTGGCGGGAACGAAAAGCCGGGAAATCAGATTCCCGGCAAATAAATTCAGATGGATGGCAGTTGCTGCCTCTTTACTTTTGATTTTACTGCTTTCCATTACCGGATATGTCACCAATCAATGGATACGCTCCAACCACGTTGTTCAGACCTATGCCTCTTATAACGGAAAATCGAAGGTGATTTTGCCGGACGGAACCACTGTATGGCTTCATAAGGAGACTACCCTCGAGTATTCTTCTTCCGTTTGGAGCAATCAGCGTAAGGTCCGTCTTAATGGAGAAGCTTGTTTCAATGTGACAAAAGATAAGAGCCGCCCTTTCATTGTACAGAGCCATGGAGTAGATGTTAAGGTATACGGAACCGTATTCAATGTGGATGCCCGTAAAGATAAGGAAGATGTGAGTGTAAGTCTTATATCCGGTTCGGTTGAGGTTGCCACAGCCAACGAGTCGAAATTGATCGTTCCCGGCGAAGAGGCTACATGTGCAAAAAATACCGGACAGATTGAGGTTGAAAAGACGGATGTGGCATTTGAAGCCCTCTGGGCACAGGAATCCATTCGCTTTGAAAAGAAATCGATTAAAGAGCTTTCCGGCTATTTGTCCAGGTGGTACGATGTTAAAATCATATTGGATCCATCCATTCCTGAAAGTCAGGCTTATACATTTACTATTAAAGGAGAACCTTTTGAGGAGATTTTGCGTCTTATGGCACGCATTAATCCCATAGAATATCATTATACAGAAGATGAAACAGTGATAATAACACCTAAGAAATGA
- a CDS encoding TonB-dependent receptor encodes MKNRLFNYLKRSERLVLLAAFTLYLGGPAEIRAAEQAKTITVELKNVSLSKAMTAIEKASGYSFFYDANKTDLNHVVNLDADNDEITSVLSELLSSTNLTYEISNNQIALIPKGNTGQLNLRSFSKTALPEVQQNRSIKGVVKDAFGETIIGASVVVKGTTTGTVTDMDGNFSLDVPVGATLEVSYVGYLTQTVVANSTSLSIVMKENSTQLSEVVVTGFGLAQKKATLTGAISSIGANDLSRSVSSTTSGALVGKIAGVNSRQSDGRPGSTTSIQIRNMGNPLYVIDGVQKDAGQFNNIDFNDIESIAVLKDASASIYGVRAANGVVVVTTKKGSKNTKNTVSLNAYYGWQTLSNFPDPADAATYVENYIQSQTIQGKSLTWDKEDLAKWKQGTEKGYQPFDWKDFIWETAPQEYINANVSGGSDKINYYFSLGHLNQDAMIVNYGGFTRSNVQMNIESQVNDKLKLGAAMNGRIEKRMNPGVPGGDDYWLPLFGTYRNLPTVRPFANDNPKYPTMTSTDSGTNFAWLNYDLSGKMEDTWRVAQLNFDAEYEIMDGLKAKGMFGYYLANRKHDNQEYTYKLYRYDEATDTYPVMFENNNPWRERTTEMVEELTTNVQLAYNKTFGDHNVAAVVGLESIKRDSPKNWVHSIPASNALHLITYETMDTYDDTGNNTEARLGWIGRVNYDFANKYLVELSARYDGSWKFPPHHRWGFFPSGSLGWRISEEGFWKDTKIGAIVSDLKLRGSYGMMGDDNVSDYAAFDYMSGYNYKNGGSVIDGKYTIGSVPRGLPVTTLSWIEAKILDIGLDASFVDGKLTGTFDFFQRKRTGLPASRYDVLIPSEAGFGLPKENLNSDMHLGYDASARWSDKISDLSYSIGANVTYSRFYDWNQYKPRFSNSWNVYRNSINERFGYLSWGLEADGQFQTWEEIASWPIDNDRQGNKTLRPGDIKYKDQNGDKVINGMDERPIGYRQGSTPVLNFGMNFSFAYKGFDLAFDLTGGALASWRQDWEQRNPFHDGGNNSQYYMENTWRLSDITDANSALIPGKYPTMLIGNSSHSNYWNSTFWMHNIRYMKLRNLEFGYTIPRQVLEKFLISELRLYVSGQNLLTFANTKGTDPEITSENGLQYPTTRIVNLGLTLKF; translated from the coding sequence ATGAAGAATCGTCTGTTTAATTATTTAAAAAGGAGTGAACGGCTCGTTTTACTAGCTGCGTTTACTCTCTATCTAGGCGGCCCTGCAGAAATACGGGCAGCCGAACAAGCAAAAACAATTACTGTTGAACTTAAGAACGTATCGCTGTCTAAAGCGATGACCGCAATTGAAAAAGCCAGCGGGTATTCCTTCTTTTATGATGCGAATAAAACGGATTTAAATCATGTGGTTAATCTGGATGCTGATAATGATGAGATTACCAGTGTCTTGTCCGAATTATTGAGTTCAACCAATCTTACTTATGAGATTTCGAACAATCAGATTGCGCTTATTCCCAAGGGAAATACAGGACAGCTTAATCTGCGTTCGTTCTCAAAAACCGCTTTACCCGAAGTGCAGCAGAATCGTAGCATCAAGGGAGTGGTGAAAGATGCATTCGGCGAAACCATTATCGGCGCTTCGGTCGTAGTTAAGGGTACCACTACAGGGACTGTTACCGATATGGACGGAAACTTCTCGCTGGATGTTCCGGTGGGTGCAACCCTCGAAGTTTCGTATGTTGGTTATTTAACCCAAACGGTGGTTGCCAACAGTACTTCGCTAAGCATTGTAATGAAAGAAAATTCCACACAGTTAAGCGAAGTTGTAGTTACCGGTTTCGGTTTGGCACAGAAAAAGGCCACGCTGACCGGTGCTATTTCTTCCATCGGCGCAAACGACTTGAGTCGTTCGGTTTCTTCTACTACATCGGGTGCTTTGGTAGGTAAAATTGCAGGTGTTAACTCCCGTCAGTCCGACGGTCGCCCGGGTTCTACTACCTCTATCCAAATTCGTAACATGGGAAATCCCTTGTATGTAATTGACGGGGTACAGAAAGATGCCGGACAGTTTAACAACATCGACTTTAACGACATCGAATCCATCGCCGTATTAAAGGATGCTTCCGCATCAATCTACGGGGTTCGTGCAGCTAACGGAGTTGTGGTTGTTACAACTAAAAAGGGTAGCAAGAATACCAAAAATACGGTTTCTTTGAATGCCTATTATGGTTGGCAGACATTGTCAAACTTCCCCGATCCGGCAGATGCTGCCACCTACGTGGAAAATTACATCCAGTCGCAAACTATTCAAGGTAAATCTCTTACCTGGGATAAAGAAGACCTGGCCAAATGGAAACAGGGTACTGAAAAAGGATATCAACCCTTCGACTGGAAGGATTTTATCTGGGAAACAGCTCCTCAGGAATATATAAATGCGAATGTATCCGGAGGTTCAGACAAGATAAACTATTACTTTAGTTTGGGTCACCTTAACCAGGATGCAATGATCGTTAATTACGGAGGTTTCACCCGTTCAAACGTGCAGATGAACATCGAATCGCAGGTTAATGATAAACTGAAACTGGGTGCTGCTATGAACGGTCGTATTGAGAAGCGTATGAATCCGGGTGTGCCGGGTGGCGACGACTATTGGTTGCCTCTTTTCGGAACATACCGAAACTTGCCTACGGTTCGTCCGTTTGCTAATGACAATCCGAAGTATCCAACCATGACCTCAACAGACTCTGGTACGAACTTTGCCTGGTTAAATTACGATTTGTCCGGTAAAATGGAAGATACCTGGCGTGTAGCTCAACTTAATTTCGATGCAGAATATGAGATTATGGACGGGTTGAAAGCGAAAGGTATGTTTGGTTACTATCTGGCCAACAGAAAGCATGATAACCAGGAGTATACCTACAAGCTATATCGTTACGATGAAGCAACGGACACCTATCCTGTGATGTTTGAAAATAACAATCCATGGAGAGAACGTACAACAGAAATGGTTGAAGAATTAACCACCAATGTTCAATTAGCTTATAATAAAACGTTTGGGGATCATAATGTAGCAGCTGTAGTTGGTCTGGAATCTATTAAAAGGGATTCACCCAAAAATTGGGTACATTCAATTCCGGCCTCCAATGCCCTGCATCTGATTACTTACGAAACCATGGATACTTATGATGATACCGGTAATAATACGGAAGCTCGTCTGGGTTGGATCGGTCGTGTAAATTATGACTTTGCTAATAAGTACCTGGTAGAACTTTCTGCCCGTTACGACGGATCCTGGAAATTTCCACCTCATCACCGTTGGGGATTCTTCCCATCGGGATCTTTGGGCTGGAGAATATCCGAAGAGGGTTTCTGGAAAGATACTAAAATCGGTGCTATCGTAAGCGACTTGAAATTGAGAGGTTCTTACGGTATGATGGGAGACGATAACGTATCTGATTATGCTGCCTTCGATTATATGAGTGGATATAACTATAAGAACGGAGGCTCCGTAATTGATGGTAAATATACCATCGGTAGTGTTCCCAGAGGTTTACCTGTAACAACGCTTTCATGGATTGAAGCAAAGATTTTGGACATTGGTTTAGATGCAAGCTTTGTAGATGGAAAACTAACTGGAACATTCGACTTCTTCCAACGTAAACGTACCGGTTTGCCGGCATCGCGTTACGACGTATTGATCCCGTCGGAAGCTGGGTTCGGTTTGCCTAAAGAAAACCTGAACTCGGATATGCATCTAGGTTACGACGCATCTGCCCGCTGGAGCGATAAGATCAGCGATCTTTCTTATTCTATTGGTGCAAACGTTACCTATTCTCGTTTTTACGACTGGAACCAGTACAAACCTCGTTTCAGCAATTCATGGAATGTATACCGTAATTCTATTAACGAGCGTTTCGGTTATCTGTCATGGGGACTTGAAGCCGATGGTCAGTTCCAGACATGGGAAGAAATTGCTTCCTGGCCAATTGATAACGACCGTCAGGGTAACAAGACTCTTCGCCCGGGTGATATCAAGTACAAAGACCAGAACGGTGATAAGGTGATTAACGGTATGGACGAACGTCCCATCGGTTACCGCCAGGGTTCTACTCCAGTACTTAACTTCGGTATGAACTTCTCATTTGCATACAAAGGATTCGACCTGGCATTCGACTTGACAGGAGGCGCATTGGCCAGCTGGAGACAAGACTGGGAACAACGTAATCCGTTCCACGACGGAGGTAACAACTCTCAGTATTACATGGAAAACACCTGGAGATTGTCTGATATAACCGATGCTAACAGCGCATTGATTCCGGGTAAATATCCAACGATGTTAATCGGTAACAGTAGCCATAGTAACTATTGGAACAGTACCTTCTGGATGCACAACATCCGCTACATGAAACTTAGAAATTTAGAGTTTGGTTATACAATTCCACGACAGGTATTGGAAAAATTCCTGATTTCAGAATTAAGACTGTATGTTTCCGGTCAGAACCTGCTTACATTTGCTAATACAAAAGGTACAGACCCTGAAATTACAAGTGAAAATGGACTTCAGTATCCAACAACCCGAATTGTGAACCTTGGTTTAACACTTAAATTTTAA
- a CDS encoding RagB/SusD family nutrient uptake outer membrane protein, with the protein MKKHYILTAVAALALSFGSCSDFLERDPDQILTEEQVFGDANMIKSVLANYYERVRWGQNTEDSYSYILLDEACRSDGGPDNTQTFSDTQWRVYDYGLIRNINQFLAGVRAAKVLDKDVQLSIEGEARFLRAWTYFNMCRGMGGMPIVGDEVFEYKAGMDITAMQYPRSTEAELYDYIIKECTEIAPLLSEAPSINGARATKWAALMLKARAALYAGSIANYNNKMVNPIKTAGGEVGIPADKAKGYYETALSTAKEVIASGKYQLQNTKPNDKGKNFYEAVCVKENNKEIIWARDYKYPGQTVEFTKLNIPATHAEDIDRCMYSPILNLVEAFEYVDNREGGIKTKDAQGNYIFYNKPEDAFANKDARLYGSIIYPGAPFKGMPVPLQAGRKSLENGVWVSETAKGGTTDAQGNVITSFNGPTTTNEQFINKSGFFFRKFLDETPMSSTRGRNSDMWFPRFRFAEAVMIAAEASFELNKQADAVTYINMVRERAGIQPLTVVTFDDIVQENRVEFAFEDHRYWDLKRWRIADKVWNGIPNDPNAQQYALFPYVINEPGNPNNGKWVFDKQPVHMAPYPRYFQPKHYYNFIDQGWINNNPKLVKNPYQ; encoded by the coding sequence ATGAAGAAACATTATATTTTAACGGCTGTAGCCGCTTTAGCTTTGTCCTTCGGAAGCTGCTCTGATTTTCTGGAAAGAGACCCGGATCAGATTCTTACGGAAGAACAGGTTTTTGGTGATGCAAACATGATTAAGTCAGTTTTAGCCAATTACTACGAACGAGTTAGATGGGGACAAAATACTGAAGACTCTTATTCATATATACTTTTGGATGAGGCTTGTCGTTCGGATGGTGGTCCGGATAACACGCAAACATTCAGCGATACCCAGTGGCGCGTGTACGATTATGGACTGATCCGTAACATCAACCAATTCCTGGCAGGTGTGCGTGCGGCTAAGGTATTGGATAAGGATGTACAACTTTCGATAGAAGGGGAGGCTCGCTTTTTAAGAGCCTGGACCTATTTTAATATGTGTCGCGGTATGGGTGGTATGCCTATCGTAGGTGATGAAGTGTTCGAATATAAAGCTGGAATGGATATCACCGCCATGCAATATCCTCGTTCTACCGAAGCCGAATTATACGACTATATTATTAAGGAATGCACCGAAATAGCTCCATTACTGTCTGAAGCACCGTCTATAAACGGAGCCCGTGCAACCAAATGGGCTGCCTTGATGCTGAAGGCCCGTGCAGCCCTTTACGCCGGATCCATTGCCAACTATAACAACAAGATGGTGAACCCGATTAAAACTGCCGGAGGCGAAGTAGGTATCCCGGCCGATAAGGCAAAGGGTTATTATGAAACGGCTTTGAGTACAGCCAAGGAGGTGATTGCCAGTGGTAAGTACCAGCTTCAGAATACAAAACCCAATGATAAGGGAAAGAATTTTTATGAAGCTGTTTGTGTGAAAGAAAACAACAAAGAGATTATCTGGGCGCGAGATTATAAATATCCGGGACAAACTGTGGAATTTACAAAACTGAATATCCCGGCAACCCATGCAGAAGATATCGACCGTTGTATGTATTCTCCAATCCTGAATCTGGTTGAAGCATTCGAATATGTGGACAACCGCGAAGGAGGTATCAAGACCAAGGATGCTCAGGGAAATTATATTTTCTATAATAAACCGGAAGATGCCTTTGCTAACAAAGATGCCCGTTTATATGGATCAATCATTTATCCGGGTGCTCCTTTCAAAGGTATGCCGGTTCCTTTGCAGGCCGGACGTAAATCGTTGGAAAACGGGGTTTGGGTGTCTGAAACTGCAAAAGGTGGTACAACCGATGCACAGGGTAATGTAATTACATCTTTCAACGGTCCTACAACAACCAACGAGCAGTTTATCAATAAAAGCGGATTTTTCTTCCGTAAATTCCTGGATGAAACGCCCATGTCTTCTACCCGTGGCCGTAACAGCGATATGTGGTTCCCACGTTTCCGTTTTGCCGAAGCGGTTATGATTGCAGCCGAAGCATCGTTTGAATTGAATAAACAGGCGGATGCGGTGACATATATCAATATGGTTCGCGAACGTGCAGGTATTCAGCCTTTGACAGTGGTTACCTTTGATGATATTGTACAGGAAAACCGTGTTGAGTTTGCTTTTGAAGATCACAGATACTGGGATTTGAAGCGTTGGAGAATTGCAGATAAGGTATGGAATGGTATACCTAACGACCCGAATGCACAGCAGTATGCCTTGTTCCCTTACGTTATTAACGAACCGGGAAATCCGAATAATGGCAAATGGGTGTTCGACAAGCAACCAGTTCATATGGCTCCGTATCCAAGATACTTCCAGCCAAAGCATTATTATAACTTTATTGATCAGGGTTGGATTAACAACAATCCGAAGCTTGTAAAGAATCCATATCAATAA